The Mastacembelus armatus chromosome 4, fMasArm1.2, whole genome shotgun sequence genome segment ATTCACTAATTCTTGTTGTATGGTCTAGTTATTTGTGATACAGTAAAACCACAGTCCAATTAtgtttgtaaataaatgtgaaaaacagatgACTAAGTTGACAATGTTTGAGCGTTTATCTTTTTGATATTTCAGCTGTTAGGTGTTGCGACATTCAAAAATggcacagaggcagagagaaaaattgACATACGATTCAAAGTTGTCGATCAGAATGACAACGGTCCAGTGTTTAGACCCCTCAGCGTCGGGGTGGTGGATGAGCTCAGTCCTACAGGTGGTgcactgtttctctttttgtgagCAATGCTCAAATGATTCCATGCTGATATGTAATAGCAAAGTCACCCTACATCCTATctaatttgttattatttttttgccaAGCTGTTTTGGACATTGTTCCCAGAAAGGAAGTTAGCAGTGAAATTGCATATTCTTATGATGAGAAAGTCTaacatgtttacagtaaatattttttaattatctaTTGGTTTGGTTGCCTTCACACTGCTCTTATCAGAAAATGTTACACCAAGTACATGAATTATTCTCTTTCAtgacttttatttcttttttcacaggGACCTCAGTTATGAAAGTTATCGCAACTGATGCTGATGAACCAAATCATGAAAACTCTCAGATTGCCTACAGCCTCATCAATCAGAATCCACCCGATGACATGCTCTATATATCAAATGATGGGACCATCAGGGTCAAGAACCCTTCTCTGGACAGAGAAGTACACTGTgaactatttttttattttcaattaaattgGTCTAATGAgacagtgtttttttcattaatactttattttgtaatgtggCGGTTGGGGACAGTACCTCTGGACTGGCAGACTGGGGCGGTTGTCCTTCTTTTTAAAAAgggggactggagggtgtgttctaaccactcctcagcctccccaGGAAAGTCTATAccagggtactggagaggagaattcGGTTGATAGTCGAAACTCGGATCCAGGtggaacaatgtggttttcgTCCCGGTCGTGAAGCGCTGCCCCACAGCTGCCCCCGCAACCGGGAAGCGGAAAAaaatggaaggatggatgggtggatctggtgccctgtcctgggtgtacccctgccttccaacCAAAagagatccccgtgaccctggttaagcaataagcgggtataaaaactggatggttggatggatgggtggatgattttgtaattttttcAGAATGTAGCTCAGTACATTCTGACAGTGAAAGCTCAAGACCTCAACGGCAAACCAGGAGGAAACAGTGCAACTGTTTGCAGCTGTTACCATTAATATCAGAGATGTAAATGACAACCCTCCAACTCTGGAAAAAGACATGgtaattttctttctcctctacTATATCAACATGTTATGCTGCTTGTTGGTGTtggaataaatattttatataaggGTTTTATGTATATagataaaatagaaaatttaattaactaattaattaaagaaacaaaaaaaaaaaaaataaaaacatagaatAAGACAAGATAAAATAGAGAATTAGAATAGCAGTGAGTAATAATAAGAACACAAAATAAGATGAATATAGGTTATTCATACAAAAACCAGTAAGCAAAGCCTGAGGCATGTAGCCTGTTAAAAGAGATAAATTGACATggtctaataaagatgaaatgATTAGTGGCAGGATGTCTTTGAGCAGTATAACTGGGATGGGGTCTAAAAAACATGTTCATGATTTAGATGATctttacagatgattcaagagctactgtagtagaagctTCATCTGTGGCATCTGCAGGGAGGATCTGATAAATCTTATCTCTAATAGTCATGATCTTATTTGTAAAGTAACTCATAATGTTATAACTGCTGAGAGCTCCTCTGATTTATTACCTTATTTTTCAGAGcggccacagtatcaagtgaTAATCAACTAGTGTGGGAGTAAAGTTGAGGCAGCTGTCCTTCACTGAGTTAGCACATGGCatagaagtaaataaatatggaATCATTTCCTTAAATGTATCAACAGCGTTGTGAGACAAACATCTgttgtagtggaattttcttccaaacactgcatgatccattatccatccatccattatctatacccgcttattcctaattagggtcacggggatctgctggagcctatatacattattttaaattcaaaagttattaaagaatggtcagacaagaggattttggggaaatagtattaaatgttcactttcaataccatatgtcagaacaagatcaagggtttaattaaaattaaattaattatttacattttgagaaaaaccaataaaatctaaaagtgaattaaatgcagtgctgagaccattattttcaacatcaacATGAAGGTTAAAATatcccactataatgactttatctgaactaagcactagatcagataggaagtctggaaattcagttaaaattCTGAATAAGGGATAagtggacggtacacaataaCAAGTAGagctggtttttgtgttttccagttcgGGTGTGAGAGGCTAAGAACAAGACTCTGAAGGTAATTGGTAGACTAGTGAACTTGAAGTAACAAGTTAAGTATGGAATTACCACAAAGTACTGGGCAAGTTAGTGTTTAGGTAAGTCACAGCTAATCTGTTAACAAACAGAACACAGCTTTAATCCCCTTGTGATCAAATCAAAGGAACTTTTATGGTGCAGTTAAACCTCATGTATTACAGACAAGCTTATCAAAgattctgcttttcttttcacatatTGTATTGTGCTGGGTAAACTGAAAATTCACATCCATGTTTGAGGACTGCAGAGACCTGCTGCAGTTGCCACACCAAACAAATTTATATAAAACTCTGTTGTTACAGTCATTCCTCTGTTACTGCTCTTCTGCCACTGTGGGAGTGGTGGGGGTCTGGCAGGAGGCTTTGCTGAGATACCTTTTGATACCAAATCACACCTCATCAACTTACCACACTGAGGGCCTGGGAGAGAACACGGTAAGAACCACATCTTCACCTTTAATATAAAGAGCttaataaatatttagaaaGATTTTATAAAAGGCTATATATTCATAGAGCATATCTACAGATTTTTTTTGGAATGACACATAAGAAGGAACTGgtttattactgtattattaatttgtttctgactggcatatttttttcttttgtttcagttGCGTTTGTGCacatcatttttgtttgaatacCACTGAAAGTACAAGACAATACTGTCCAAGAGTTAGAAATACTGGCTTTATGatacattttatcatttagcaGACACTTCTTTCTAAAGAAACATACAAATGAAGTACAAGTTCAAGCCATAGGACATCAAGGAGAATAAACAATCATACACTACTGAAGAGACATAGGGCTGCAGACAAATGAAGTATCTCACAAATATACATGAAAATACAACTTCCTTTTATCATatgaaagagggagaaaaggaacAAGAGAATATTGGGTTTGGTAGGTAATCGCAGAAAAGGTACATCTTCAAGAGATTCTGCTAATTGAACTAAGTGTGTTAACTTGTTTTGCTAGTGAATTTTGTGTTACTCTTTGGAAACTGAGCCATTAATAGATATTGGCTATCAATATGGCAATAAATATGGCTATCAGAAGGTAAATATTTTACAGCTAACAGCTCTTTTGTGTTGACTCTGTTCTGACATTTGCATCCTTTGGTCTGTTGTAGGAGGTGCCACTGCTGAACACACTAGTACAGCTGGGTGGAAATGGTTTCAAAGTAATTCAGAGTGACAATAACAATTCAGCAATGGTAAAATCTGTCACTTCTGTGGGTGGAATAACTAGGGCCTCCTATCAAAGTGGTTATGTAGgtgcagaaatgaaagaaatgtggaAAAGTACAAATCGaaacatcagtggcttctaccAGGCTACTACGCTCGAGAGCAGAGGAATCTTTGATGGAGGTGGAGGAATCTTTGATGATATGGCTCTGCCACATGACTTTTTTACACACTACTACAGTCAGGTGAGGAATTAGCTGACCACATACAGTAGAAAGCCTCAACAGCCATGGAGTAGCACCTAGCTAGTAATGCCAGTTTAAAACGGTGGACCTGAGAGCTCAGCAGTCATACCTAAATATAACTAAATGCTGGAAACGCATGCAAGTGGTCAGTATTTACTTgttctatccatccattctctatagCTCTTAATCCATTTCTGGGGgtagagccaatcccagctaacATTGGATGATCAGATCACCTGTTTATTACAGGCACATAGAGACAAACGCTCTCACTGACAATCACACCTATGGGCACTTTTGAGCCAAGCAATAAATCTAACACCAGTCTGCATGTGTTTCAACTGCTTTCTTAATTGTTGCCACAGCAGTATTTATTCTGGTTTTAGTTCTTGCATGAATGTCTTTTTTGTTGTGGCGTTCTTAAATACCATCTTTTGTTTGTGAATAAAAGCTTCTGTGGGTACCTGCTGTGACCTAGTTCAATACCTGTAGCTATAAAACAGACTATGTCAGCCTAGGCTGCAATGGCAGAGTGTGCATTAGTAGATAGTAGGTTTTCAAGCTGGTTGGCCGTCCAGTGAATTCGTTTGGGCCTGTCAGGCTTTTTGTCCACTGCTTCAGCCACAGGTAAttgagttttttctttattctgtcAGTACATTTAATTTATACAATGTCAttgagatgaaaagagaaattcaagaaaTGCAACAAAGAACACTACTGAAAGAAATCACCTACCCTACCTTTAACTTTTCTTAGTAATTTGAGTTCACATGGCGATCATATTTAATTCTGAAGAACCTATTAGCTCTTTCAGCTAACTACTGTAGGTCACTGTGTTAATAGGCTAAAGAAATCTTTGAAACCACggattttgttttaatgtgtcgAGACTGCAAGCATTACGTCATTGAAATTTGTGACGTTTCTGGTGTTTTCTACTGAgattgtttttgaattttgttAGGAAGACAtgactacatttatttaaagtggAATTAAATTACAACAGAGGTTGCATCATGAACACCAAAACATAAGCCCCCCTCACACAACAAACAGTAaccctgatttctttttttccaataGGTGACCAGTGAAAAAGACAGCTCTGCAGTGAAGGATGGTCTGTCGGTTTATAACTATGCGGGCCATGGCTCTACTGCTGGCTCTGTTGGCTGTTGCAGCGCAGTGAAGGGAGGGATGACAACAATTAAGGGAGGGATGACTCCAGTGAAGGATGGGATGGCAAATCAAGCCCAAACGGTCCTTCTACAACAGCAGCCTGTCTGCTACACCACCACAACTGTGCTGCAGCCGATGCACTACATAGTCCAGCCACAGGTTCAGAACACTGTTCTTCTGACTGAGGCACCAACCGCCAACCTGCAGGGTATGGTATTGGTTAACAGCTCTCAGCCTGTACCTGCCCAAGGTGTGGTTGTTCAGGGACAGACTGTAATGTCCAGCAGACAAGCACAGGGGCCCGGCAAAGTGCTGGTGGAGAGAAGCAGAGGTCGAGGGTTGCACTACCACAATGGAAATCTCTCTGGCTCTCAAACCATGATGGTTTTGGATGGCGAGCTCCCTGCAGGGTCACTGAAAGTGTTAAAAGGGAGTCAGATTGGCCTCATTAAGGGAAGCACTCTACAGTCAGGAGAGATTTCAGGATCTCAGAGCGTCCTGGTGGTTGGAGGTCCAACAAGCAGCACAGGGCAGCTGATACAGGAAGAAGGAATTCTGTTCCAGAAGAACGATGTCACTAGTGCTCAAAGCGTCCTCTACAACACTTCCACTACCACATCAGTGAGCACAGTCCCCACTTACTGCAAGGTGGTGGTGAAAGAGACCAAAGAAATTCATTGAGTGAGAGATTTGGAGGCCAACAGCAGACCTTTTCAGTGATGCCAATAAGACTGCTCCTCTGGCCTGGTCCAGGAGATGAGCTTTAACTAA includes the following:
- the LOC113129524 gene encoding desmoglein-1-like, giving the protein MRSVYRSIVVKKELSRKIHSDSDDGTGNIYYSLEGIGTNQYPFNVFVVHPRTGLIQVTKILDREDIAKYELLGVATFKNGTEAERKIDIRFKVVDQNDNGPVFRPLSVGVVDELSPTGTSVMKVIATDADEPNHENSQIAYSLINQNPPDDMLYISNDGTIRVKNPSLDRESFLCYCSSATVGVVGVWQEALLRYLLIPNHTSSTYHTEGLGENTEVPLLNTLVQLGGNGFKVIQSDNNNSAMVKSVTSVGGITRASYQSGYVGAEMKEMWKSTNRNISGFYQATTLESRGIFDGGGGIFDDMALPHDFFTHYYSQVRN